The genomic interval TGAGGCCGCTGGTGGTCGTGACCCGTGCAACCCGGTGCCAGGTGGATTCGCCGTCGCCGGGTGTGCGAGGATGGCGCGTGTTCAGTGCCCCGTCTGGGGCAGTCCAGACATGAGGAGGCCATGATGAGCAAGCGCGGTCGTAAGCGTCGCAGCCGTGCCAAGTCCGGCGCGAACCACGGCAAGCGCCCCAACGCCTGAGCCGGGTCCGCCACACCGGTGGGTCCGAGCCGACTGAGTGTCGGCGTCAATCAGCCGGAGCGCACCAGCACGGGCGGCCGACTACCCTTCACGGGTGGTCGGCCGCCCGACGTTCCGGGGCTGAGCTGCGCCTGTCACCCGGCTGAGAGGTGCCGAGTCAGTCGGTGGGCTGGTCGACGCCGAGCCACTCGTACCAGCCGCGGTGCAGCACCAGCCACGCCAACAGGCCGTAACCCGCCTGCCCCGGGTGACGCCCGTCGTGACGCTGGACGTCCGCCGCCCACTGATCGTGGTGGCGCAGCGACTCGAAGGTCTCGACGAAAGGGATG from Actinomyces respiraculi carries:
- a CDS encoding 50S ribosomal protein bL37 translates to MSKRGRKRRSRAKSGANHGKRPNA